In the Aeromicrobium fastidiosum genome, ATCAGGTCTTCCTGTCTCCCCGTCAGGTCTTCAGCCGTTACGGCTGGGGCCGCACCAAAGGCTACGAGATGTTGAAGTCTCCAAGCTTCCCCAACGCGATCGGCGGCAAGTACCGCCTCGACTCTCTCATCCAGTGGGAGAACTGGCTCCTGGGTGGCGGCGAACTCGCGGCAGACCCGACGCCTCTGAGCGATGGCGCAGATACGTCCGAACACGACCGCAACACGTCAGCTACCACCGTCGCCCCGGTTCGTCCTCGTCGCCGCACTCGCGGCAGCGTCCTGAACGGAGCGATCTGATGGCCCGCACACGCAAGGACGGCAAGCGGTCCGCCAGCGCGACTCGCGTCGGCAAGCCGCGCCCCACCGCCACCGGCGGGACCTGGCAGGTCCGGGCCTACAAGCCCACGCCGACCTCACCTCACGGTCGTGTGGTCTACCGTCACCCGGAGACAGACAGGCAGACCTCAGCCGTTCCGGGGAACGACGAGACGCTCGACCAGGTCTTCGACCAGATCGAGAAGTCCCTCGACCAGAACGTCGCCATCGGGACGCACACGCCGGCAGTCGCTGGTGCATCACCTGGGGTCAAACGCGATCTCGACGCCCTCGGCCAGCTCTACCTCGACTGGCTTGTGACGCTCAACCGCTCCACGGACTACGTCTCGAATCGTCGCAGTCTGCTAAACAAATGGATCTCTCCAGTCATCGGCGAGGTGCTCGTTCGCGACTGGTCGGTCGAGCACTCGCAACAGGTGATCTCGAACGCCCGCCGAGCAGGGTTGTCGGCCTGCCGCGTCGAGGACCTCGGTTCGACACTGTCAGGCATGCGCCGCACAGCACACCGCAAGCGCACAGGTGGCCGCTGGCTCTCGAAGGACGAGAATCCCCTCGAGGATGTGTCCTACGGTCGGTCAGCAAATGTCCAAGGCGCCCACCGCACGTACGTCGCGCCGCGAAAGAGGCCGTCAACCGACCGGGTGATCGCTGCGATCGAGTCCGCTCGGAGTCTTCCTGTCTGGGAATGGATGCCGGATGTCATGTCCTACGCTGCCTTCTGCGCGCCGCGGTTGGGTGAGCAGCTGGCGCTCCGAGCCATCGACGTCGATCTCGAGACCCGCAGGTTCGAGATCAACGGCGTCTGGCGCGTCGATCACAAGGCGGAGGTGGACGGAGACCGACGCGACCGGTATCGCGTGCCGATCCCCAAGAACGGCAAGCGACGGGTCGCCCCGTACCTCGGCTCGCAGCACCTCGGACTGATCAGGCGGTGTGCAATTGCCCTTGAGCTACCCGAAGACGCGTCCGAGGAAATCGTCATCGCTGCCATCGCGGCTGAGCGGGAGCGCAGAGCTCAACTCGACTCGGACGGCGACTGGGCGTCCTACGCCGAGGACCCTCGCAACGAGCCTTGGTTGTTCGTCGATGCCTCCGGGGTCCCTCCCACGCGCGAGGCGTTCAACGACGCCTGGCATGTCATCCGTGACGCCATTGATTGGCCGAAGCACATCCCGTACAAGAACCTTCGACACCATGCCGCCCTCTGGTGGAAGTCCAAGGGGTTCGACTGGGAGCTCATCGCGGAGTGGGACGGTCACGACGTCCGAACGCTGCAGCGGTACTACGTCATCGCCGCAGAGGATGGAACCGAAAAGGCAAGGGGAACCCTGGACGATCTCTGAACAAAGGCGCTGACGCTCACTTCACCGTGCGCGCCAGCGCCTTGCTGGTGTAGTCGAGTCAGCTCCAGGAGCCCTGGTCAAACTGATCAGCACCTAACCTTCTCGAGCTCATCAGCCCTTGGGGCCTGGCGCAAACAAATCAGATTTGTGTGAGCTTCCCATTCGCTACGCCCGACTGCAGACCAAGTCAACGGGCGCGAAGCCACTGGCGAGCGGTCGCGACGCGATGAGTGATTCACGCGAGCGCCCTCTGGGGAAAACCCGAGCACATGGCAAAAGACCCCTGACCGGCATCCATGCTTTTCAGGGGCCTCGTCAGTTGCGGGGACAGGCCAGAACGTCTGAACCTGCCCCCCCCCCCTGGAAGCCTTCTAAGCGTGAAGATGACGGTTGCGGTGGCAGATGCCACCCTCGGCAAAGATTAGATCTGACTACTGACAACGCCGCCACAGTCGCTCAGACACGCAGCCTTTCTGGCCAGCTGGCTCTGCACTCTTCGGCCGACGCGTTCACAACCCAAGGACCTCAACTGAGTGAGCCTTGAGGACGTCCAGCGCCTGTTCTGGAGTGCCGCGGAAGAACTCGCGGGACAGATTGACCTTGTTGAAACGGTGACCCGCGAACGTCTGGTGCGACATCGTCTCGATGCCAACTGCATCGTGGGAGAAGAATGTGCATGGACGGCACCACCACAGTCCTCGACTGATGTCTTCGCACCTGGTCTGTCTGAGGCTCCACCAACCATCGGCGCACAGAAGACCCGATCCAGAAATGGCGGAGGGCGTTCGCCAAGCTCCAGGCACGGCTGTTGGCCTCCGGAGCGCTTGATCTCAGCTCCCTCAGCGCCTTTCGAGCCGACTCGAGCCTCGCCGACACCCCAGCATGGCTGCGGCAAGAAGGTTCTCGCATCCTTGCCGTCGACCGCGCGGACAGAACGTTCTATCCGCGGTTCCAGTTCTCGGAGGCGGGCGACCTACGACTCTCCAAGAGTCGGAAGCACCGCCCGGGCGGATCTGGGCCTGTTTGACGGAGCCAGATGCGCTTCATCATGGCCTGGTACTCGGACTCGGTACGACGAGCACCCCGCAGGGTGGTCTTTCGCTGAGCAGCCGGTGCTCGATCGACCCCTCGAACAGGTGAGCCAGAGCATTGCCCATGCCTTGGCCGTGGCTGCCGACGACGATCATCATGGCCTTGGTCTCCACCGCGACCGCCGCCAGGAGATCGGCCGGGTCATGTCGTCCGGCTTGGTAGGTCCATGCGCAGCCGAAGGGGTCGAGGACATCCTGGACGGTGCGTTCTTCGTCCCGCAACGTCGCTCTTGCCTCCTCCTCCCAGTCGGGACCGTCTGGATCGATCGGGTAGTCGCGAAGATCGACCGCGTGCACGACATGGACGACGATCGACAGCCGGGTTGCCAACGTTGCCGCGCTCTTCAGTGCGGCTGTGGACGCCTCATGTCGGTCGAATCCGACGACCAACCCGCCGGTGGTGGTATCGCCGTCACGAAGCTGGAGGCGCCTGCTGGGAATTTCGGGTGGATTGTCGTTCATGGAGACTCTCCCTTTCATGGGGCTGTGATGAGGTACGCGGCGGCAAGCTCATACCCACCAAGGCACAAGACGATAGTGAGCACGAGGCTCAGACCGAGGTTGAGCACTGCCGCTGTCAGGTGCTGTTGCTCGATGAGTCTGACCGTCTCGAAGCTGAACGTGGAGAACGTCGTAAGCGCCCCGCAGAAACCGGTGCTGATCAGTGCCACTACTGCTTGGTCGAGATCCGAGGTGGCCGCGAGTCCAGCGATGAAGCCGATGACGAATGACCCGATCGCGTTGACGGTGATAGTGCCCCACGGCAAGGACGAGGAATGGCGAGACTGGACGAACAGATCGACCAGGTAGCGGGTCGGCGCTCCTACCGCTGCGCCCAGGGCCACCACGAGAACCGTCATCGCGAGACCTCCATTCGGCGGACGAGCGATCGGGTGGAGACAAGACCAACCCATACCGCCAGCAACGACAAGGAAACGCTCAACGCCAGATAGGCAGCCGCGACGGCCACGTGCCCAGTGCGCAGCAGCTCGTGCACGTCCAATGCTGCGGTCGAAAAGGTCGTGTACCCGCCCAGGACGCCCACGCCGAGGAACGGCCGCAGCAGGCGCTGATCCGGCAGCACATCAACCACCACGACCATGAGGACGCCCAACAGAAGAGATCCGCTCGCGTTGATCGCCACCGTCGCCCACGGCAGCTCACCCAGCCGGTGCGGGAACAGATCCAGCAGCAACCATCGCCCTGCCGCGCCTGCAGCGCCGCCGGCGGCGATCACGCTCAGGATGTCCCATCGCTCACGGAGCACCTGCGCGACCAAGCGCACGTGATGCACTGTTCCGGTTGAACCGACGAGGCCATCAGACGGTTCGACGTCCGGATCGATGGGCTGGTCATCGAATGTGGACACACTTCTCCTGCGAATAGCAGGAGCCATCAGCACAATGCGGTTCGAGTCTGAAACTCAGGCGGGGTCCATCGCCAAGGTCGATGATACCGGCGAACTGCGTGGGACGCCATGCACAATGGGCAGGCGCGCGATCCTGGTCTCGTCGTCTCCGTCGCAGACAGTGTTGGCGGCGCGGGCCAGGCGTCAGACGGCTCGTCGCAGCACAGCCAGTGAAGAACCGCGGCTGGAGGACACCGGCGACGACGAACAGCAACGGGGTGCCGGCCGCGTCGGTCATGGACGCGCCCGGCACCGCGCCGTGCGTCAGGAGCTGAGCAGCCTCTGCATGGTCGAGATCTCGGCCGTCTGATCAGCCTGGATCTTCTCCGCCAGTTCGACGGCCTGGTCGATCCTGCCGTCGACCTCTTCCTGGGACGCCATCTCGATAGCGCCCTCGTGGTGGTCGATCATCATCGTGAGGAATTGCCTGTCGAACGCCGCACCAGATGCGGCCTCCAGCGAGCTCATGTCCTCTTCGCTCATCATGCCGGGCATGTCCGACGACGAGGACCCGTGATCCATCCCTTCCATCTCGCCCATGCCGCTGGAATCGGCGGGGACCTCCTTGTCCCAGGACGTCAACCAGCCCGACATGGTGTCGATCTCGGGTTGCTGTGCAGCGATGACGTGGTCGGCAAGACCCAGAACGTCCGTGTTCCGGGTCCGTTCCGCAGCAAGCTGCGCCATCTCGGTTGCCTGACGGTGGTGCGGGATCATGTCCTGAGCGAATGTCACGTCAGCGCTGTTGAAAGCAGCTGACGACGTGTCGGACCCTGAACAGGCCGACAGTCCGATGAGTGCAGCGGCAGCAACAGCTGTCGCGAGCAGCTTGGTATGCATTGTTCTCTCCTGAGGTCTGTGTGTGCATGACGAAGTAGCGATGCCGACGGGTCGGCCTCGCTGTCAGCACCTCAGGACGCAGGTACGTTCTCGTGGACTGCGTGGATCCCGTGAACGAGTGAGGTCGACAATGCCCAGCTCGAGGGGTGGCGGCAGCTGCCACAGGACCCGTTCGACGCGGCGCCGAGCGACCCACAGGACAACGCCAGCGCCGACGATCATCGCCAGACAGAGCGCGGCGAGTCCGCAGCATCCGTCCATCACACCAGACCTGTCGGGCATCGCAGGCACGTCGTCGGCCGCCGCACTGACAACTGTCTGCGTCGTATGGTGCATGCCCGAGGTCATGGAAGGGACGGTGAGCTCCAGGTTCATCCCAGCACCATGGTCGACACCGAGCAGCAGACCGTGCATGGCCGCGATACCACCGACGACGGCGGCAATCAGCGCAGCGCGAACCCAGTTGGGTGTCCCTACCCTCGTGGTCGTACCGCGACATGACATTGCCGCAACATTAGCCCTGGGCGCAACGACAGCCTGCGCGCCGAACGAGTGCGACAGGTCGGCGGCGGACGTGAGTCGAGATCTTCACGCTCTCAGGAGGTCGCGATCTCCTGGGCTCGTTCAAGAGCCACACGCAGTCGATTGAAGGCTTCTGCGCGAGCGTGGGCGTTGCGTGGTGACGGATGCGGTGCGCCCAGCGCGGGCACGACTCGGGCTGTCTCGTCGATCGTCATCAGCCGCATGACACCTTGGAGGGCTGGTGTCCCGACGGCGACGACGACCTGGAGGTCGGGCAGAGCCGCCCACAGCGCGGCCAGCGCCGGACGCGCCTCTTCAAGATCTCTCACCAGCGGAGGGCGGCGGTGGCCGGCAGCGTCGTAGGTCGGCCACGGCACCACGTTCCACCGCAGATACCCGTCACGGGCCATGCCCGCAGAAACTCGCGCTGCACGGAGTGCGGCCGCCGTCGGGTCGTCGTTGTCCTCGGTGCTGAACCCGAGGTCACCCGCGGCGACGGTGCGAGGGCCGGGCGACTCCATCAGCACCAGGATCCTCGCGTTCACGCCAGGACCGTCCGGGTCGAACCACGGGACAAACCGCTGCTCGTCGACCGCCGCACGCCAAGCACGGACCAGCGTGTTGAGCGCGAAGACGTGCGGCTCGTCAACTCGCGACCGGCGATCGGTGCTCATCTCGTGCGGGCCTTCGTGGCGATCGCCAGCAGATCGCGGACCGGACCGGCCGGCGGGCGGCCGCTGCCGACCCACAGCGCGGTGAGGTCGCGCGACAGGTCCAACCCGATGATCGGCACCTCGACGAGCCGGCCCGCCTCAACATCGCTGCGCACCGAACGTCGGCTCATGAACGCCGGCGGGCTGCCTGCGCTGACCGCCGATCGGATGCCGGACGTGGTGGTCAGCTCGGCGGCGGGCGCCGTGGCGGTCAAGCCGAGTCGTGCGAGCGCGTCATCGACGACACGCCGGGAGCCTGACCCCGCCTCGCGCCACGTCAGAGGCCGCGTGACGATCTCATCTGGCGCCAACGGCGAGTCCTGCTTGGCC is a window encoding:
- a CDS encoding tyrosine-type recombinase/integrase, which produces MARTRKDGKRSASATRVGKPRPTATGGTWQVRAYKPTPTSPHGRVVYRHPETDRQTSAVPGNDETLDQVFDQIEKSLDQNVAIGTHTPAVAGASPGVKRDLDALGQLYLDWLVTLNRSTDYVSNRRSLLNKWISPVIGEVLVRDWSVEHSQQVISNARRAGLSACRVEDLGSTLSGMRRTAHRKRTGGRWLSKDENPLEDVSYGRSANVQGAHRTYVAPRKRPSTDRVIAAIESARSLPVWEWMPDVMSYAAFCAPRLGEQLALRAIDVDLETRRFEINGVWRVDHKAEVDGDRRDRYRVPIPKNGKRRVAPYLGSQHLGLIRRCAIALELPEDASEEIVIAAIAAERERRAQLDSDGDWASYAEDPRNEPWLFVDASGVPPTREAFNDAWHVIRDAIDWPKHIPYKNLRHHAALWWKSKGFDWELIAEWDGHDVRTLQRYYVIAAEDGTEKARGTLDDL
- a CDS encoding GIY-YIG nuclease family protein: MPGAWRTPSAISGSGLLCADGWWSLRQTRCEDISRGLWWCRPCTFFSHDAVGIETMSHQTFAGHRFNKVNLSREFFRGTPEQALDVLKAHSVEVLGL
- a CDS encoding universal stress protein encodes the protein MNDNPPEIPSRRLQLRDGDTTTGGLVVGFDRHEASTAALKSAATLATRLSIVVHVVHAVDLRDYPIDPDGPDWEEEARATLRDEERTVQDVLDPFGCAWTYQAGRHDPADLLAAVAVETKAMMIVVGSHGQGMGNALAHLFEGSIEHRLLSERPPCGVLVVPSPSTRP
- the crcB gene encoding fluoride efflux transporter CrcB: MTVLVVALGAAVGAPTRYLVDLFVQSRHSSSLPWGTITVNAIGSFVIGFIAGLAATSDLDQAVVALISTGFCGALTTFSTFSFETVRLIEQQHLTAAVLNLGLSLVLTIVLCLGGYELAAAYLITAP
- a CDS encoding fluoride efflux transporter FluC, which codes for MSTFDDQPIDPDVEPSDGLVGSTGTVHHVRLVAQVLRERWDILSVIAAGGAAGAAGRWLLLDLFPHRLGELPWATVAINASGSLLLGVLMVVVVDVLPDQRLLRPFLGVGVLGGYTTFSTAALDVHELLRTGHVAVAAAYLALSVSLSLLAVWVGLVSTRSLVRRMEVSR
- a CDS encoding DUF305 domain-containing protein, with translation MHTKLLATAVAAAALIGLSACSGSDTSSAAFNSADVTFAQDMIPHHRQATEMAQLAAERTRNTDVLGLADHVIAAQQPEIDTMSGWLTSWDKEVPADSSGMGEMEGMDHGSSSSDMPGMMSEEDMSSLEAASGAAFDRQFLTMMIDHHEGAIEMASQEEVDGRIDQAVELAEKIQADQTAEISTMQRLLSS
- a CDS encoding uracil-DNA glycosylase family protein, giving the protein MSTDRRSRVDEPHVFALNTLVRAWRAAVDEQRFVPWFDPDGPGVNARILVLMESPGPRTVAAGDLGFSTEDNDDPTAAALRAARVSAGMARDGYLRWNVVPWPTYDAAGHRRPPLVRDLEEARPALAALWAALPDLQVVVAVGTPALQGVMRLMTIDETARVVPALGAPHPSPRNAHARAEAFNRLRVALERAQEIATS